One stretch of Pyxidicoccus trucidator DNA includes these proteins:
- the glsA gene encoding glutaminase A has product MREGKPTPEAVPMEETADPITAALNELHASLASDSSGTLASYIPQLAEVDPGQFGLALATLDGRRYQAGDAAVPFTLQSVSKPFVYALALADLGLEEVLSRVGAEPSGEAFNAISLEPGSGRPSNPMVNAGAILTTSLVRGDGPAARFERIRELLSAFAGRPLDMDEKVFASELETGDRNRALAYLMRNAGSLRCDVDEAIDVYFRQCALLATAADVAVMAATLANGGINPCTKATVVSQSIAEHVLAVMASCGMYDYAGEWLLRVGLPAKSGVSGGLVAVSPGQFGIGLFSPPLDARGNSVRAVAASRVLAERFQLHLMHHPGRSAPVIAHAGSAVTTRSGRLRRRKERDVLHAHGGDIDLRSLQGDIEFAAAEVILQSLSAVPAARPGSARWLVLDVQGISRLHPVAARMLDAAVLELGTRGIVVVVGDGHRRGLLPHATVELPSPEEALEWCEDALLDRHGALLAPAAELPLRDHDVLAALDDEARAVLSAAVSPYTYQREERVLASDDEVLLLILSGRLAAYTQGATARRLGSMGPGTAVTRLQPLDDGRAQPMLVAELPGEGGLLRRAQLERLEREHPRVLARLWRLLASSREVGCWPVAAPAWGSRR; this is encoded by the coding sequence ATGCGTGAGGGGAAACCCACTCCTGAGGCGGTGCCCATGGAGGAGACGGCCGACCCCATCACGGCGGCCTTGAACGAGCTTCACGCCAGTCTCGCGTCCGACTCGAGCGGCACCCTGGCCAGCTACATTCCCCAGCTGGCGGAGGTGGACCCGGGGCAGTTCGGGCTGGCGCTCGCCACGCTGGACGGGCGCCGCTACCAGGCTGGCGACGCGGCTGTGCCCTTCACCCTCCAGTCCGTGTCCAAGCCGTTCGTCTACGCGCTGGCCCTGGCCGACCTGGGGCTGGAGGAGGTGCTCTCCCGGGTGGGAGCGGAACCCAGCGGCGAGGCCTTCAATGCCATCAGCCTGGAACCGGGCAGCGGCCGTCCGTCCAACCCCATGGTCAACGCCGGAGCCATCCTGACCACCTCCCTGGTCCGGGGCGATGGACCGGCCGCGAGGTTCGAGCGCATCCGGGAGCTGCTCTCGGCGTTCGCCGGCCGGCCTCTCGACATGGACGAGAAGGTGTTTGCCTCCGAGCTCGAAACGGGAGACCGCAATCGCGCGCTGGCCTATCTGATGCGCAACGCGGGCTCCCTGCGGTGCGATGTCGACGAGGCCATCGACGTCTACTTCCGCCAGTGCGCGCTCCTGGCCACCGCTGCGGACGTCGCCGTCATGGCAGCCACCCTGGCCAATGGCGGCATCAACCCCTGCACCAAGGCCACGGTCGTCTCTCAGTCGATTGCGGAGCATGTGCTCGCCGTGATGGCGAGCTGTGGAATGTATGACTACGCCGGAGAGTGGCTGCTGCGCGTGGGCCTGCCCGCGAAGAGCGGCGTCTCCGGCGGGCTGGTGGCCGTGAGTCCGGGGCAGTTCGGCATCGGCCTCTTCAGCCCGCCGCTCGATGCGCGGGGCAACAGCGTGCGAGCCGTCGCCGCGAGCCGCGTGCTCGCCGAGCGCTTCCAGTTGCACCTGATGCACCACCCCGGCCGCTCCGCCCCCGTCATCGCCCACGCCGGAAGCGCGGTGACGACCCGGTCCGGGCGGCTCCGGCGCCGCAAGGAGCGGGACGTGCTCCATGCGCATGGGGGCGACATCGACCTTCGAAGTCTCCAGGGTGACATCGAGTTCGCTGCCGCCGAGGTCATCCTCCAGTCACTGAGCGCGGTGCCCGCGGCCCGCCCCGGGAGCGCCCGCTGGCTGGTGCTCGACGTGCAAGGGATTTCCCGGCTCCATCCCGTCGCGGCGCGGATGCTGGACGCCGCCGTTCTCGAGCTCGGCACCCGCGGCATCGTCGTGGTGGTCGGGGACGGGCACCGTCGCGGCCTCCTCCCTCATGCCACCGTCGAGCTGCCCTCACCCGAGGAGGCGCTCGAATGGTGCGAGGACGCCCTGCTCGACCGTCACGGCGCGCTGCTCGCGCCCGCCGCCGAGCTACCGCTGAGGGACCATGACGTGCTCGCGGCCCTGGATGACGAGGCACGCGCCGTGCTGAGCGCGGCAGTATCGCCCTACACCTACCAACGCGAGGAGAGGGTGCTCGCCTCCGATGACGAGGTCCTGCTCCTCATCCTCTCGGGACGCCTGGCGGCGTACACCCAGGGCGCCACGGCGCGAAGGCTCGGCTCGATGGGCCCGGGCACGGCGGTCACCCGGTTGCAACCCCTGGACGACGGCCGTGCCCAGCCCATGCTCGTCGCGGAGCTGCCCGGCGAGGGCGGGTTGCTGCGCCGGGCGCAGCTGGAGCGACTGGAGCGGGAGCACCCTCGCGTCCTGGCCCGGCTGTGGAGGTTGCTCGCCTCCAGCCGCGAGGTGGGCTGCTGGCCCGTGGCCGCCCCTGCCTGGGGGTCGAGACGTTGA
- a CDS encoding SLC13 family permease gives MMISFAVLAMVVVLFVWNRIPVGIVAIGASLTLYATGVLELEQVLAGFGEPTVIFIATLFVVSEGLDAAGVTTWAGQKLIARAGQSSTRLLLLTMLPVAFLTALISVNGAVAALLPVAVVMATRLGRPPSQLLMPLVFAAHAGSLLALTGTPVNVIVSDAAADVGPRGFAFLEFALLGVPLLLGTLAIVLLFGHRLLPQRTARAVPADFSEHARMLVRQYQLDHDVTGPLLTRELGVAEIVVPPRSGLVGMQVYPGMVTPSGDLVVLAVQRKGTDQGPGETVLAVGDALLLQGTWAALDENLEAPSVLVVNPPELVRRQAVPMGARAWEAIGVLVAMVVLLASGAVPAVVAGLLAACAMVLLKVLTVEQAYRSISWTTVVLVGAMIPLSTAMFETGAAEKVAHALVSVVGPAGPYALLVGLFLLTACLGQLISNMATALIVIPVAVLAAAETGVSARPLLMTVTVAAAASFLTPVATPVNMMVMGPGGYRFGDYWKLGLPLLLLFLGVSTLLIPILWPF, from the coding sequence ATGATGATCAGCTTCGCCGTCCTCGCCATGGTGGTGGTGCTCTTCGTCTGGAATCGCATCCCCGTGGGCATCGTGGCCATCGGCGCGAGCCTCACGCTCTACGCCACGGGGGTCCTCGAGCTCGAGCAGGTCCTCGCCGGCTTCGGTGAGCCCACCGTCATCTTCATCGCTACGTTGTTCGTGGTCAGCGAGGGCCTCGACGCGGCGGGCGTCACGACGTGGGCGGGGCAGAAGCTGATTGCCCGGGCGGGACAGAGCAGCACGCGGCTGCTCCTGCTCACCATGCTTCCCGTGGCCTTCCTCACGGCGCTCATCAGCGTCAATGGCGCGGTTGCTGCCCTCCTGCCGGTGGCGGTCGTCATGGCCACCCGGCTCGGCCGGCCACCGTCGCAGCTGCTCATGCCCCTCGTGTTCGCGGCGCATGCAGGCTCACTGCTGGCGCTGACCGGGACACCCGTGAATGTCATCGTCTCGGACGCGGCGGCGGACGTCGGGCCGCGCGGCTTCGCCTTCCTCGAGTTCGCCCTCCTCGGAGTTCCCCTCCTGCTCGGGACTCTCGCCATCGTCCTGCTGTTCGGCCATCGCCTGCTCCCGCAGCGGACCGCCCGGGCAGTTCCCGCCGACTTCAGTGAGCACGCCCGGATGCTCGTGCGCCAGTACCAGCTCGACCATGACGTCACCGGCCCGCTGCTCACCCGCGAGCTCGGCGTCGCGGAGATCGTCGTTCCCCCCCGGTCGGGCCTGGTAGGGATGCAGGTCTATCCCGGCATGGTCACCCCCAGCGGAGACCTGGTGGTCCTGGCCGTCCAGCGCAAGGGAACCGACCAGGGCCCCGGGGAAACCGTGCTGGCCGTCGGCGACGCGCTGCTGCTCCAGGGCACATGGGCCGCGCTCGACGAGAACCTCGAAGCCCCCAGCGTGCTGGTCGTCAACCCGCCGGAGCTCGTCCGCCGGCAGGCTGTCCCCATGGGTGCCCGCGCGTGGGAGGCCATCGGCGTGCTCGTCGCCATGGTGGTGCTGCTCGCCTCGGGCGCGGTGCCGGCGGTCGTCGCGGGGTTGCTCGCGGCCTGCGCCATGGTCCTGCTGAAGGTGCTCACCGTCGAGCAGGCCTACCGCAGCATCTCCTGGACGACGGTTGTCCTGGTCGGCGCCATGATTCCGCTCTCGACGGCCATGTTCGAGACTGGCGCCGCGGAGAAGGTAGCCCACGCCCTGGTGAGCGTGGTCGGTCCCGCCGGGCCGTACGCACTGCTCGTCGGGCTCTTCCTGCTCACCGCCTGCCTGGGCCAGCTCATCAGCAACATGGCGACGGCGCTCATCGTCATCCCGGTCGCGGTGCTCGCCGCCGCGGAGACCGGCGTGTCCGCGCGCCCCCTGCTGATGACCGTCACCGTGGCCGCGGCGGCCTCGTTCCTCACCCCGGTCGCCACCCCCGTGAACATGATGGTGATGGGACCCGGGGGCTACCGCTTCGGGGACTACTGGAAGCTCGGGCTGCCCCTGCTGCTGCTGTTCCTGGGGGTATCGACCCTCCTCATCCCCATCCTCTGGCCCTTCTGA
- a CDS encoding type II asparaginase: MSRVHLLATGGTIAGKAGSEVDPGYRSGEVAVEGLIDAVPGLRALAQLRGEQVAQVGSQDMNDALWLLLAARIDALFGANEADGIVITHGTDTVEETGYFLHLVVKSPRPVVLTGAMRPATALSADGPLNLYNAVAVAADPAARGRGAIVVLNDDLHCARDVTKASTTDVHTFISPGPGLLGSASYGRIRYFRQPPHPHSAASEFSVDGLERLPRVDILYAHANMPADLVRASVSLGARGLVVAGMGNGNVSTDAASALAEAVRAGVVVVRSSRGLSGDVGRNIELDDDALGLVAADQLNPQKSRVLLQLCLARGMGRGAVQEAFFRY, encoded by the coding sequence ATGTCGAGAGTGCATCTTCTGGCCACGGGCGGCACCATCGCGGGGAAGGCCGGGTCCGAGGTGGACCCGGGCTACCGCTCCGGTGAGGTGGCCGTGGAGGGACTCATCGATGCCGTCCCCGGGCTGCGTGCGCTGGCGCAGCTCAGGGGCGAGCAGGTGGCCCAGGTCGGCAGCCAGGACATGAACGACGCCCTCTGGCTGCTGCTGGCTGCCCGGATAGATGCGCTCTTCGGCGCCAACGAAGCCGATGGCATCGTCATCACGCATGGCACGGACACGGTGGAGGAGACCGGCTACTTCCTCCACCTGGTGGTGAAGAGCCCGCGGCCGGTGGTCCTCACGGGCGCCATGCGGCCGGCCACCGCGCTGAGCGCGGACGGGCCGCTCAACCTCTACAACGCGGTCGCCGTCGCCGCGGACCCCGCGGCGCGGGGCCGCGGGGCCATCGTGGTCCTGAACGACGACCTCCACTGCGCGCGCGACGTGACGAAGGCGAGCACCACGGACGTGCACACGTTCATCTCACCGGGCCCGGGCCTGCTGGGCAGCGCCAGCTATGGACGCATCCGCTACTTCCGCCAGCCCCCGCACCCGCACTCGGCCGCTTCCGAGTTCTCCGTGGACGGCCTCGAGCGCCTGCCCCGGGTCGACATCCTCTATGCCCACGCCAACATGCCCGCCGACCTGGTGCGCGCCAGCGTCTCACTGGGCGCGCGCGGCCTCGTGGTGGCGGGGATGGGCAACGGCAACGTGTCCACGGATGCGGCGAGCGCGCTCGCCGAGGCGGTGCGGGCGGGCGTCGTTGTCGTGCGCAGCAGCCGGGGGCTGAGCGGAGATGTGGGCCGGAACATCGAGCTGGACGACGATGCGCTGGGCCTGGTGGCCGCCGACCAGCTCAACCCGCAGAAGAGCCGCGTCCTGCTCCAGCTGTGTCTGGCCCGGGGAATGGGCCGGGGCGCCGTGCAGGAGGCATTCTTCCGTTACTAG
- a CDS encoding AbgT family transporter: MSKAAHFDDVHLPGETKKKEPAKPPKKKGMARVLDTVERVGNKVPHPAVIFVALIGVVIVLSHVFYMLGASVTYETINPETHAVEETTTVAQSLLTGEGLRFMFAGVVQNFMNFTAVGVIIVAMLGVGVADSAGLVGALIRKLVAVAPRKLLTYILVFVGILSSIAADAGYLVLIPLAAAAYLTVGRHPLAGLAASFAGVAAVFTVNILIKPLDGILTEITNDAIHILAPERSIDLTANFWFSVASVVMLTVVVSLISDKVIEPRLGEYKGEKPAETGAALSKDESRGLKFAFWGLIGVLVVFGLLALPPGAPLRNPETGALVGDSPFMNGLIVAITVLFLVTGAAYGIGARTIKSSVDVIKAMEKAVAGLGGLIFLLFIISQFIAFFTYSNMATLAAVKVGDVLENAGLGAVPLLIGFVVVVAMLDLIMTGAVPKWAIFAPVFVPLLMRLNVDPEVVLAAYRVGDGPFNAISPMNAYFALIVTFAQKYQKDAGVGTVVALMLPYVVVVFAVWIVLLVGWHLLGLPWGLG, translated from the coding sequence ATGAGTAAGGCCGCTCATTTCGATGATGTTCACCTCCCCGGCGAGACGAAGAAGAAGGAGCCCGCGAAACCGCCGAAGAAGAAGGGCATGGCGCGGGTGCTGGACACCGTCGAGAGGGTAGGGAACAAGGTCCCTCATCCGGCGGTGATCTTCGTCGCGCTGATTGGCGTCGTCATCGTGCTCTCCCATGTCTTCTACATGCTGGGAGCCAGCGTCACCTACGAGACCATCAACCCGGAGACCCACGCGGTGGAAGAAACGACCACCGTCGCGCAAAGCCTGCTGACGGGAGAGGGGCTGCGCTTCATGTTCGCGGGCGTCGTCCAGAACTTCATGAACTTCACTGCGGTCGGCGTCATCATCGTGGCCATGCTGGGCGTCGGAGTCGCTGACTCGGCGGGCCTGGTGGGCGCCTTGATTCGCAAGCTGGTGGCGGTCGCGCCTCGCAAGCTCCTGACGTACATCCTGGTGTTCGTCGGCATCCTGTCGAGCATCGCCGCGGACGCCGGCTACCTGGTCCTGATTCCCCTGGCGGCGGCGGCCTACCTCACCGTGGGCAGGCACCCGCTGGCCGGCCTGGCGGCCTCCTTCGCCGGAGTCGCGGCGGTCTTCACCGTCAACATCCTCATCAAGCCGCTCGACGGAATCCTGACCGAGATCACCAACGACGCCATCCATATCCTCGCCCCGGAGCGCTCCATCGACCTGACGGCGAACTTCTGGTTCTCCGTCGCCTCGGTCGTCATGCTGACCGTCGTGGTCTCGCTCATCAGCGACAAGGTGATTGAACCCCGGCTGGGCGAATACAAGGGAGAGAAGCCGGCCGAGACGGGGGCGGCGCTGTCCAAGGATGAGTCGCGGGGACTGAAGTTCGCGTTCTGGGGGCTCATCGGGGTCCTCGTGGTCTTCGGTCTGCTGGCCCTGCCGCCGGGCGCGCCCCTGCGGAATCCGGAGACGGGCGCCCTCGTCGGAGACTCGCCGTTCATGAACGGCCTCATCGTCGCCATCACCGTGCTGTTCCTGGTGACGGGAGCCGCCTACGGCATCGGCGCGCGAACCATCAAGAGCAGCGTCGATGTCATCAAGGCCATGGAGAAGGCGGTCGCCGGGCTGGGCGGCCTCATCTTCCTGCTGTTCATCATCAGCCAGTTCATCGCCTTCTTCACCTACTCCAACATGGCGACGCTCGCGGCCGTGAAGGTGGGCGATGTCCTGGAGAATGCGGGGCTCGGCGCCGTCCCACTGCTCATCGGGTTCGTCGTGGTCGTCGCCATGCTCGACCTCATCATGACGGGCGCCGTCCCGAAATGGGCCATCTTCGCGCCGGTCTTCGTGCCGTTGCTGATGCGGCTGAATGTCGACCCCGAAGTCGTGCTGGCCGCCTACCGCGTGGGTGATGGGCCGTTCAATGCCATCTCACCGATGAACGCCTACTTCGCGCTGATAGTGACGTTCGCCCAGAAGTACCAGAAGGATGCGGGCGTGGGGACGGTCGTGGCGCTGATGCTGCCCTACGTCGTGGTGGTCTTCGCGGTGTGGATTGTGCTCCTGGTGGGTTGGCACCTGCTGGGGCTTCCCTGGGGACTCGGGTGA
- a CDS encoding DUF481 domain-containing protein — protein MSPLVLLFTVMTQSPTEPPAEAAAEAPPPALVEEEEEEGPWTGDVGLGISFFSGNSRAFTVTGDAMAEYDTPEWAITLEADGAYGDAAEGEDAERELTAKTLGGWARGEYRVTPLLSAYTFLGAETDHPASLELRTEVELGMGVTILEREEEENELFLRGYLGGSYARDRRFQYVPTRENLPDVTLWSPALGVTFRYDVNERVELREDALLLPDVIGDSRVLLDSTTKLSVHMTERFSLTTFFELQHDSSPAEGKVRTDTSLSVGGELSL, from the coding sequence ATGAGTCCTCTCGTCCTGCTCTTCACGGTCATGACGCAGTCTCCTACGGAGCCTCCCGCCGAAGCGGCGGCGGAGGCACCCCCGCCGGCGCTTGTCGAAGAAGAAGAGGAGGAGGGTCCCTGGACGGGCGACGTCGGGCTCGGCATCTCCTTCTTCAGCGGCAACAGCCGCGCGTTCACGGTGACGGGCGACGCCATGGCGGAGTACGACACTCCAGAGTGGGCCATCACCCTGGAGGCGGATGGTGCCTACGGAGACGCCGCTGAAGGCGAGGACGCGGAGCGGGAGCTCACGGCCAAGACGCTCGGCGGGTGGGCGCGCGGCGAATATCGCGTCACGCCCCTGCTCAGCGCCTACACGTTCCTCGGCGCGGAGACCGACCACCCAGCGAGCCTCGAGCTGCGCACCGAGGTCGAGCTGGGGATGGGCGTCACCATCCTCGAGCGCGAGGAGGAGGAAAACGAGCTGTTCCTGCGAGGCTACCTCGGTGGCAGCTACGCCAGGGACCGCAGGTTCCAGTACGTCCCCACGCGCGAGAACCTGCCCGACGTGACCCTGTGGTCCCCCGCGCTCGGCGTGACGTTCCGCTACGACGTCAACGAGCGCGTGGAGCTCAGGGAGGACGCCCTGCTGCTTCCGGACGTCATCGGCGACTCGCGCGTGCTCCTGGACTCCACCACGAAGCTCTCCGTGCACATGACGGAGCGCTTCTCGCTCACCACGTTCTTCGAACTGCAACACGACAGCTCGCCCGCGGAGGGCAAGGTGCGTACGGACACCTCGCTTTCGGTGGGGGGCGAGCTGTCGCTCTGA